One Rickettsia akari str. Hartford genomic window, GTCATGTGATTATTATCCTTTTTATGTAGATCAGATCAACAGAAGAGCATCTAGAAGACTATATAAAGATCAATATTGGATTTCTTAGCCTATCTGTAAATAAATTTTAATGAGTAATTAAAGAGCTTTTTGAGAGAAAATTGATAAGATTTTTGAAAGAATAATATTTATATTTCAAGCTCTTAAGAAAGTTAATGCTTAAAATCATTGTTTAATAAATAAGATTCGCTATTCATTCCATTTAGTCTTGAAATAGTGCGTTTGAATTCTGCGGCGCGTGCTGAACCTTGATATATTTTACTCGGCTTATCTTCTAAGCTCATAAATAAAAGGATTTTATAGAAATATGCATTATCGATAAAGTTGATAAATCTAACGGCTGTATTTGTATCGTTAGCATCGATAGTATGAACGTTCTTCACTATAACAACATTGAAATTTTGACAAATATTAACATAATCGATATAGCTTAAGTCTCTTGTAAATAATTCATTGTAATCTGTTACTAATATTCGTTTATACACTTTTTGAAAGGATATTTCTCTACCTAGAACCTGTATATTTTGAGCAACAAGCTTATTATCACTAATCTCCGTGATAATTTTTTCAAGTTTGTTTTGGTGTTCTAAAGTTAATGGATAAATTATCCTTTCTCCTTTAACTCCTAAAGCTTTATCAAATCGATAATCATGGTGATTATCTAGATATTTAACATAAAATGTATTATTGATTATCTTTATAAAAGGTACGAAAGATTCTCGTTGTAATCCGTCTTTGTAAAGATTATTGGGACTCGTGTTAGAGGTTATAAAAATAAAAATATTTTGCTTTATTAATGCATTAAATAATCTACCGATTATCATTGCATCTGTAATGTCTTTAATTTCAAATTCATCTATTCCAAGTACTCTAGTTTGTTTAGCACAATCTTTTGCAATTTTAAGGATGATATCTTTTTGATTTTCTATCTGTAATTTATGCATAGATTTATGTACTTCTTGCATAAAGTTCTGATAGTGTGTTATTATTTTAGATGTGGCTAATTCTTCAAAAAAAGAATTCATGAGCATAGTTTTACCGCTGCCAACCGGACCGTATAAATAAATTCCGCTTTTTAAGTTGTTTTGATTAAAGAATTTGAATAAACTTTTAGGCTTATTAAGTTCTGATGCCAGCTGTTTTAATGCTTCTAATAAAGCAGCTTGTTTTGAATCTAGTATTAATGAAGTATAGGATTTAATCATCCAAAATATTTTTTCTCTAAGTTGTTATATATTTTTTTCTAAAATGTCGTTCTTAGCTAAAAGCAGGAAGAGTGTGTTGTGTGGATCAATTTCATCCATGTCATACCGTGGCTTGATCACGGAATCCAGTTAAAAATGCTAACCTTTAACATGTGTTTTGTTATTTTTTCTAGATTACACCATCATTTTAGTTGCTCGTAATGACGATTGTGATTATCATTTCCTATACAAAAGGGTTGCATCGCCATAGCTGAAAAAACGCATTTTCTCTTTTATAGCATATTTATATAATTCATGCATCTCTTTAAAGCCGGCAAAAGCACATATAAGCATAAATAAAGTAGATTTAGGGAAATGGAAATTAGTAAGTAACATATCTGCGGTTTGAAATTTAAAACCCGGTGTTATGAAGATATCGGTTTCAAAGCTACCTGCTTTTATGATGCCGTTATTGCAAAAACTCTCAACTGTTCTAAGTGTTGTAGTGCCGACTGCGATAATACGCCTCCTTTCTTGCTTTGCTTTGTTGATGATTTCAGCAGTTTCAGGAGTAATAGAGCAATATTCAGTGTGCATTTTATGCTCATGAATATTTTCGGTTTTTACAGGTAAAAAAGTTCCTGCTCCTACATGTAATGTTAAAAACGCAGTATGTATGCCTTTTGTTTTGAGTTTATCAAGTATATCATTTGTAAAGTGCAACCCTGCAGTCGGTGCTGCAACTGAACCTTCTATTTGACTGTAAATTGTTTGATAGCGTTCGTTGTCATACACTATGTCATTGTCCTTATCTTTAATGTCATTCCTGCGGAAGAAGGCATCTAATTTTTCTGAATACCCGTTTTCGCGGGTATGACATAAAGTGCTAGTTGTATGATACAATGAATGTGACCTCCTAATATAAACCGGCAGCGGCATCTCACCGTATTTGTCCAAAAATTCAAATACCGAAATATTATCAAGATCGAATTTTACTTTAATCTCGCCCATCACAAGTTTTTCGGTAATAATTACCTTATGATTATCAAAATAAAATTCATCATTTACATGAAGCTTGCGAGTCGGTTTAGCAAAAGCCGACCAACTATCATCCGATAATTTTTGATTCAAATTTATTGTCACATTCTTCCACAAATGTAGCTTTGCTTTTATCACTTTGCTATTATTCAAGACTAATAAATCCCCTTCTTTTAAGTAATCTATTATGTTATAGAATTTAGTTTTAATAGGCGGCATAGCCGCAATTAGTAAATCTGAGTTATCACGTTCACTAGATGGAGACTGTGCTATAAGCTCGCTTGGTAAATTAAAGTCAAAAGCAGATAGTTTCATTATAGAATATTAGAAGTTAAAGAAGCCATTATAACAATATATTACAATATTTAATATAAGATTCTAGTTTATTAAAGACATGAATTTTTGATAGAAGACTTTATCAAAGAATCCAAAGCTTTTATTGAAGATCCAAATATAAATATTCGTTACGCGTACAAGGAGGCATACACCAATACATGTACTATAGCAGTAATGTCCTGGCGAGTTTATAGTTAAAGCAATTACTCAATGTCATTATGATTTAGTTGATAATATATTAACAGTTCTAAATGTTGATCCGAATACTTATGCAAGGACACTAGAACATGATTTTGGCAGTCTTTTATATTTTGCGTGTAAGAAGAATCAGAAAAAGATAGGCAATCTTTTACTTGACAAAGGAGTGGATATAAAATTGAGTAATAATTATTGTAACACACCTTTGTATAGTGCTATGGAAGCCGGATACTTGGATATGGTAGCATTTTTACTTGAAAATGGCTCTGATCTTCATTTACAGGGAATGGAAAATTTTCTCTTGTTTAGAGCAACAGTTGTTCTAAACAGAAATGTAGTCATGGTAGCTAAATTGCTTGCTTATGGTGCTAATATGGAAGATACCATATTTGAAAGGTTAACGTATTTAAGTAAAGATCTTTGGATTCAGACTCTGCAGGATAAACAACATAAAATAGATATGATAAAAGTATTTTTACAATACGGT contains:
- the queA gene encoding tRNA preQ1(34) S-adenosylmethionine ribosyltransferase-isomerase QueA, with amino-acid sequence MKLSAFDFNLPSELIAQSPSSERDNSDLLIAAMPPIKTKFYNIIDYLKEGDLLVLNNSKVIKAKLHLWKNVTINLNQKLSDDSWSAFAKPTRKLHVNDEFYFDNHKVIITEKLVMGEIKVKFDLDNISVFEFLDKYGEMPLPVYIRRSHSLYHTTSTLCHTRENGYSEKLDAFFRRNDIKDKDNDIVYDNERYQTIYSQIEGSVAAPTAGLHFTNDILDKLKTKGIHTAFLTLHVGAGTFLPVKTENIHEHKMHTEYCSITPETAEIINKAKQERRRIIAVGTTTLRTVESFCNNGIIKAGSFETDIFITPGFKFQTADMLLTNFHFPKSTLFMLICAFAGFKEMHELYKYAIKEKMRFFSYGDATLLYRK
- the zapE gene encoding cell division protein ZapE: MIKSYTSLILDSKQAALLEALKQLASELNKPKSLFKFFNQNNLKSGIYLYGPVGSGKTMLMNSFFEELATSKIITHYQNFMQEVHKSMHKLQIENQKDIILKIAKDCAKQTRVLGIDEFEIKDITDAMIIGRLFNALIKQNIFIFITSNTSPNNLYKDGLQRESFVPFIKIINNTFYVKYLDNHHDYRFDKALGVKGERIIYPLTLEHQNKLEKIITEISDNKLVAQNIQVLGREISFQKVYKRILVTDYNELFTRDLSYIDYVNICQNFNVVIVKNVHTIDANDTNTAVRFINFIDNAYFYKILLFMSLEDKPSKIYQGSARAAEFKRTISRLNGMNSESYLLNNDFKH
- a CDS encoding ankyrin repeat domain-containing protein, which produces MLTVLNVDPNTYARTLEHDFGSLLYFACKKNQKKIGNLLLDKGVDIKLSNNYCNTPLYSAMEAGYLDMVAFLLENGSDLHLQGMENFLLFRATVVLNRNVVMVAKLLAYGANMEDTIFERLTYLSKDLWIQTLQDKQHKIDMIKVFLQYGANPDVVYSNGQMIKDIEAVYEPMRALLTFEAAFRRNDDKGIKVIDKKDLAAFIQWKSEIWPVIKDISKD